AAGATCGCCATCCACATACAAATATGGCAAAGGCAGCATTGAACATGATGACGCTTACTTCTTCTTCCGATTTTGCAAAATATGGTATCTACACCAATGCCGTTGACACTGGTTGGGTAACGGACGAAGACCCTGCAATTTTGGCCCAGAAAAAAGTAGAACTACACGATTTTCAACCTCCACTCGATATTGTAGACGGTGCAGCCAGAGTTCTTGACCCACTATTTGATGGCATCAATACAGGAAAACACTGGTGTGGTAAATTCTTGAAAGATTATGTACCTACAGATTGGTAGAACTTTCCTGAGCAAAAAAAACTAAGGTTTACTACTTATACGAAATCTTAAAAATAGTCCCATTCAAGTCGTCACACACATATAATTCTCCATTTGGCCCCATGGCTAGTCCGCAAGGGCGATGCTGAATTGGGCCAGTAGGGTTTGCCAAATCTACACCTGCAAAATTATCAGCAAAAATCTCCCATTTGCCACTTGGTTTACCATTTTTGAAGGGTACAAAAGCTACGAAATAACCTTTCTTTAACTCAGCAGACTGACCGTGAAATGCAATAAAAGCTCCGTTTCTATATTTCTTAGGAAATGAATTCCCTGTGTAAAAAAGCAAGTCATTGGGTCCTAAATGAGCAGGAAAGCCCACAATAGGACTTAGAATATCGTCACCAGCTTCTTTTTTACCATCACCACCATATTCTGGAGTTAGCATTTTCTTTTTCTGAAAATGGTCGTAATATACATTTGGCCAGCCAGCATCGGCTCCTTCGTGTAATTCATAGAGCGTTTCAGCCGGCAAAAGACTGCTTTGCTCTGGCGTATAAAACTGAGGATAAAAGTCATGAAACTGACCTCTACCATGCACAGCTGCAAACAAACTATTTGTTTCAAAATTCCAATCGATAGCTACTGAATTTTTAAGTCCTGTTGCATATCTAGTGCCATCTGAAAAAGATTGATTGAGCACATTGGCATTATATTTCCAAATTCCCCCTGCAGAATCTAAAATGGTACATGGCACCATCCCTTCACCTGTTCCCGCAATTCTACACGGGTCGTTCCAAGAGCCTATGGTTACATAGATATTAGATTCATTATCTATCACAAATGGCTTCGCGTTATCACGCTTATGATCGGCCATTCCAGATACAATTAGTTCAGGCTTATTTTTGTCGATAATCTCCTGGTTTTCGTCAAGCTTATACCTAAAAATAGCAGAGTTGGAAGACACGTATAGATACGAATCTTTTAGCAAAACTTCAGTACCTCTAGCATTGCCAATCTCCTTTTTGTTATCCAAAATACCATTGCCATTGCTGTCTTTCAAGACCAAAAAACCATCGTCTTTTGAGCGATTGGCATAGATTGTACCGTTCTTAGAAATGGTCAAATGTCTTGGCGAACCCAATTCTGTACCTACCACTTTTACCGAAAAACCTTTGGGTACAATGATATTGTTTTGGCTTTCTAATTGTGCGTGAGAATTTTGACTAAGCCCTAGAAAAAGGATGCTTGCAATACATGTGAAAAGAGAATACTTCATTGTGAATATTGTTAGGTTAGGGCAAAGAGTTCGATTTAAAGATAATTTTAGGAGCTTGATAGCAATGTCATAGCCTTTCAATCCCCATACCTCCATCGGCAATGATGACTTGTCCGGTCGTATAAGGTATCCCTTGAGTAACTAGGCTTTTTACAATTGCTCCTATTTCCTCCACACTACCCAGCCTTTTGATTGGCAGTACTCCGTCAGAAATCATCTTATTGTACTTATCCAAAACACCTGAAGTCATATCGGTTATAATGATACCAGGACGAACTTCATATACGGGAATTTCATGCTCACTAAGTTTTACTGCAAGCAACTTGGTAAGCATCGCAATTCCTGCTTTGGAAATGCAATACTCTCCCCTATTAACCGATGCTACCGTAGCAGAAATAGAGGAAATATTAACTATACAGCCCACAAAAGCATCATTTTTCTGCTTTTCGGCGATCATCCATTTCGCAGCATATTGCGAAAGAAAGACCACACCTTTCAGGTTGATATCTAATAAATAATCGAAATCTTCTTCTTCTATTTCTAAAAAGTCCTTACGAACTCGTGGAGCTACACCCGCATTGTTAATCAACACGTTCAAATGCCCAAATTCACTTTTGATTTTATCAAAAATAGATTGTCGGCCACTAGCATCTCCAATATTTCCTTGGCAATAAATAACTTTAACTCCATAAGCAGCCACTTCCGACATTACTTCTGTTACAGCCTCCTCAGGACGTTGCCCATTTAGTGCAATATCGTATCCTGCCTCTGCTAAGCTTTTTGCAATACCAAGTCCTATTCCTCTTGTTCCTCCTGTAATTAATGCTGTTTTTCTCATTTGATAGCTTTCAATTCGTCATGAACTGGCATTTGTTTATAGTAAGGATCGAGTGGGAAACAACCTGAGATTATTCCGTTTCTTGGTGCTGTTGTACAATCAGAAAAAGTACGACAGATCTTGTTCCTTGTGAGTGTATTTTCTTGTAAAATATCTGCTGGCATGTCTGGATACGAAAGAACCATTCTTCCAAACCCTACTGAATCAACCATTCCTTCGGCTAGGACTTTATGTGCCACATTTGGCAACCATTCTTGCAAATAAGAATATGCTGAACCCACAATTACCAACTCGGGAAAAGATGCCTTGATATCAGCTGTCGCTTTTATTTGACGTGCAACTCCTACAAATGGATC
This portion of the Spirosomataceae bacterium TFI 002 genome encodes:
- a CDS encoding Glucose / Sorbosone dehydrogenase; this encodes MKYSLFTCIASILFLGLSQNSHAQLESQNNIIVPKGFSVKVVGTELGSPRHLTISKNGTIYANRSKDDGFLVLKDSNGNGILDNKKEIGNARGTEVLLKDSYLYVSSNSAIFRYKLDENQEIIDKNKPELIVSGMADHKRDNAKPFVIDNESNIYVTIGSWNDPCRIAGTGEGMVPCTILDSAGGIWKYNANVLNQSFSDGTRYATGLKNSVAIDWNFETNSLFAAVHGRGQFHDFYPQFYTPEQSSLLPAETLYELHEGADAGWPNVYYDHFQKKKMLTPEYGGDGKKEAGDDILSPIVGFPAHLGPNDLLFYTGNSFPKKYRNGAFIAFHGQSAELKKGYFVAFVPFKNGKPSGKWEIFADNFAGVDLANPTGPIQHRPCGLAMGPNGELYVCDDLNGTIFKISYK
- a CDS encoding NAD(P)-dependent dehydrogenase, short-chain alcohol dehydrogenase family yields the protein MRKTALITGGTRGIGLGIAKSLAEAGYDIALNGQRPEEAVTEVMSEVAAYGVKVIYCQGNIGDASGRQSIFDKIKSEFGHLNVLINNAGVAPRVRKDFLEIEEEDFDYLLDINLKGVVFLSQYAAKWMIAEKQKNDAFVGCIVNISSISATVASVNRGEYCISKAGIAMLTKLLAVKLSEHEIPVYEVRPGIIITDMTSGVLDKYNKMISDGVLPIKRLGSVEEIGAIVKSLVTQGIPYTTGQVIIADGGMGIERL